Proteins from a single region of Desulfovibrio sp. JC022:
- a CDS encoding sigma-54 dependent transcriptional regulator — MGKILIIDDDVQVCETIESLIARTGHESVSAYNLRDGLSKVQATDFDLVFLDISLPDGNGLDYLQQVKDSSGNPEVIILTGKGDADGAELAIQGGAWDFLVKPSSVKQMTLSMRRALEFHIEKQNKAQCVALNLDNIVGKSTEIKGCYDLVAHASGSDANVLVNGETGTGKELFAQTIHENSKRSGNNFVVVDCASLTETLVESTLFGHKRGSFTGAQADRKGLIPLADKGTLFLDEVGEMPLAVQKSFLRVLQERTYRPVGENREFKSDFRLIAATNRDLEAMVARGEFRQDLLYRIQTIHIYLPPLREREGDIRELTSYHLTRLSAQYGVPPKVASSDFYEVLENYDWPGNVRQLFNIVEQAFVASGSGNTIYAMHLSDNLRIKLAKYNLKKSGNISLEDVQPEPVRESVSEKKDSLGLNQNSVFENAVSEILTEELPPLKIFKGMAEKKYLEELLLRHEGETATILKISGLSRSHFYALLKKHGIND, encoded by the coding sequence ATGGGTAAAATTCTGATTATAGATGATGATGTGCAGGTTTGCGAAACAATTGAGAGTCTTATTGCCCGCACGGGGCATGAGTCTGTCAGTGCCTATAACTTGAGAGACGGCCTTTCCAAAGTGCAGGCCACTGATTTTGATCTTGTTTTTCTCGATATTTCTCTGCCGGACGGTAACGGGCTTGATTATTTGCAGCAGGTCAAAGATTCATCCGGTAATCCCGAAGTTATCATTCTGACCGGGAAGGGTGATGCTGACGGGGCTGAACTGGCCATTCAGGGCGGGGCCTGGGATTTTCTGGTCAAGCCTTCCTCTGTGAAGCAGATGACCCTGTCCATGCGCAGAGCTCTTGAGTTTCATATCGAAAAGCAGAACAAAGCCCAGTGTGTGGCTCTGAATCTTGATAATATTGTTGGTAAAAGTACGGAGATAAAAGGGTGTTACGATCTGGTAGCCCATGCCTCCGGCTCTGATGCCAACGTGCTGGTTAACGGTGAGACAGGGACCGGTAAGGAGCTTTTCGCTCAGACTATCCATGAAAATTCCAAGCGTTCCGGGAATAATTTTGTAGTCGTGGATTGCGCCTCTCTTACTGAGACATTGGTTGAGAGTACTCTTTTCGGACACAAGCGCGGTTCTTTTACCGGTGCACAGGCCGACCGGAAGGGTCTTATTCCTTTGGCGGATAAGGGAACCTTGTTTCTTGATGAGGTGGGCGAGATGCCGCTTGCGGTGCAGAAGTCCTTTCTCAGGGTTTTGCAGGAGCGTACTTATCGTCCGGTGGGAGAGAATAGGGAGTTCAAGAGTGATTTCAGGCTGATTGCTGCAACCAACCGTGATCTTGAAGCCATGGTTGCCCGTGGAGAATTCAGGCAGGATCTGCTTTATCGCATCCAGACCATTCATATTTACCTGCCGCCCCTGCGCGAAAGGGAAGGGGATATACGCGAGCTGACTTCTTATCACCTTACACGGCTCAGCGCGCAATACGGTGTGCCGCCCAAAGTTGCCAGTTCTGACTTTTACGAAGTGCTGGAAAACTATGACTGGCCCGGTAACGTGCGCCAGCTCTTTAATATTGTGGAACAGGCATTTGTAGCTTCCGGTTCCGGAAATACCATCTACGCCATGCATCTTTCAGATAACCTGCGAATCAAGCTGGCAAAATATAATCTCAAGAAAAGTGGTAATATTTCTTTGGAAGATGTTCAGCCGGAACCTGTAAGGGAATCTGTGTCTGAAAAAAAAGACTCACTTGGATTGAATCAGAATTCAGTTTTTGAAAATGCTGTGTCTGAAATTCTCACTGAAGAGTTGCCTCCCCTTAAAATTTTCAAGGGTATGGCCGAGAAAAAATACCTTGAAGAGCTTCTCTTAAGACACGAGGGCGAGACCGCTACAATCCTTAAAATATCAGGTCTTTCGCGCTCGCATTTTTATGCTTTACTCAAGAAGCATGGGATAAATGATTGA
- the nifJ gene encoding pyruvate:ferredoxin (flavodoxin) oxidoreductase → MAKNMKTMDGNTATAHVSYAMSDTAAIYPITPSSTMGEVAEEWAAQGRKNIFGQVLNVKQLQSEAGAAGAVHGALAAGALTSTYTASQGLLLMIPNMYKISGELLPGVFHVSARAIAAQALSIFGDHQDVMACRQTGFAMLASSSVQECMDIALISHLASIESSVPFLHMFDGFRTSHEIQKIEVIDYDDMKSLVDWDAVAAFRSRGMNPENPSIRGTAQNPDIYYQAREAANGFYDQLPAIVTNCMKKVGDLTGRYYKPFDYVGHEEAERVIVAMGSGCEAIEEVVNKLVADGEKVGLIKVRLYRPFLTEYFLNVLPATTTNITVLDRTKEPGSLGDPLYQDICTAFMESGMNPVVTAGRYGLGSKEFRPNMVKSVFDNMKAAGPKNHFNVGIEDDVTNTSLAVGPEMDTTPKGTVQCKFWGLGADGTVGANKQAIKIIGDKTDMYAQGYFAYDSKKSGGITMSHLRFGDNPIQSTYLVTSADFIACHNSSYVHQYDLLEGIKEGGTFLINSPWSAEDMEKELPVELRRTIAEKNLKFYTIDAVKIAAEVGLGGRINMVMQTAFFKLADVIPFEDAVAYLKESIKKAYGKKGDKIVNMNNAAVDQAVANLAEINVPESWKDLTEGEAAVSDEPAFITDVVRPILAQKGDNLPVSAFEPDGLFPLSTAQFEKRGVAINVPEWLPENCIQCNQCAFVCPHAAIRPVLVTEEELKDAPESFVTIDAKGKEIKGLKYRMQVYAQDCLGCGNCADICPAKESALVMKPIATQTPTEVPNLEFSQTIPEKDGLMSRTTVKGSQFQRPLMEFSGACSGCGETPYVKAITQLFGERMIIANATGCSSIWGASAPTTPYCTNKNGHGPTWGNSLFEDAAEFGYGLEMGVSHRREKLADLVGEAIEAGVPAELEADMKGWLENKDNAALSEEYGQKVLDGVFSVPQTEVLAEIAEMEDLFTKKSLWVFGGDGWAYDIGFGGVDHVLASGRDINILVMDTEVYSNTGGQSSKATPLGSIAKFAASGKSTGKKDLGRMMMSYGYVYVASVSMGANKQQFMKAIQEAEAYPGPSLVICYAPCINQGIRKGMGKTQLEMKLAVDSGYWPLYRFNPLLADEGKNPFVLESKAPDGTMQEFMAGENRYGLLERINPEASKEYRAKIEKDYNERYEILKHMAAADYSQGE, encoded by the coding sequence ATGGCTAAGAACATGAAAACTATGGATGGTAACACAGCTACCGCTCACGTTTCCTACGCGATGAGTGACACAGCAGCCATCTATCCCATTACTCCTTCATCCACCATGGGTGAAGTTGCTGAAGAATGGGCAGCGCAGGGCCGTAAGAACATCTTTGGTCAGGTCCTCAACGTAAAACAGCTTCAGTCTGAAGCTGGTGCAGCCGGTGCCGTTCACGGTGCTCTCGCAGCAGGCGCGCTTACTTCTACTTATACAGCATCGCAGGGTCTCCTGCTTATGATCCCCAACATGTACAAAATCTCCGGCGAACTCCTTCCCGGTGTTTTTCATGTTTCCGCCCGCGCAATCGCTGCACAGGCACTCTCCATCTTCGGTGATCATCAGGACGTAATGGCCTGCCGCCAGACCGGTTTCGCCATGCTGGCATCCAGCTCCGTACAGGAATGTATGGACATCGCCCTTATTTCCCACCTCGCATCCATCGAATCCAGCGTGCCTTTCCTGCACATGTTCGACGGCTTCCGTACTTCTCACGAAATCCAGAAGATCGAAGTCATCGATTACGACGACATGAAATCTCTGGTTGACTGGGACGCAGTTGCAGCTTTCCGCTCCAGAGGTATGAATCCTGAGAATCCCTCCATTCGCGGTACTGCACAGAACCCCGATATTTACTACCAGGCTCGTGAAGCAGCTAACGGTTTCTACGATCAGCTTCCTGCTATCGTTACCAACTGCATGAAGAAAGTCGGTGATCTTACCGGTCGTTACTACAAGCCTTTCGACTACGTGGGCCACGAAGAAGCTGAAAGAGTTATCGTTGCCATGGGTTCCGGTTGTGAAGCCATTGAAGAAGTCGTCAACAAGCTCGTTGCCGACGGTGAAAAAGTGGGTCTCATCAAAGTACGTCTGTACCGCCCCTTCCTCACCGAGTACTTCCTCAACGTACTCCCCGCAACCACCACCAACATCACTGTTCTGGACCGCACTAAAGAGCCCGGCTCCCTCGGCGATCCCCTGTATCAGGATATCTGTACCGCATTCATGGAAAGCGGCATGAACCCCGTTGTTACCGCAGGCCGTTACGGTCTCGGTTCCAAAGAGTTCCGCCCCAACATGGTTAAATCCGTGTTCGACAACATGAAAGCAGCCGGTCCCAAGAACCACTTCAACGTCGGTATTGAAGATGACGTTACCAACACTTCCCTCGCAGTAGGTCCTGAAATGGACACCACTCCTAAAGGAACTGTTCAGTGTAAATTCTGGGGTCTCGGTGCTGACGGTACTGTCGGTGCAAACAAGCAGGCTATTAAAATCATCGGTGACAAAACCGACATGTACGCACAGGGATACTTTGCTTACGACTCCAAGAAGTCCGGCGGTATCACCATGTCTCACCTGCGTTTCGGCGACAACCCCATCCAGTCCACCTATCTGGTAACCAGCGCGGACTTCATTGCATGCCACAACTCCAGCTACGTACACCAGTACGACCTGCTCGAAGGCATCAAAGAAGGCGGAACCTTCCTGATCAACTCTCCCTGGTCTGCTGAAGACATGGAGAAGGAACTTCCCGTAGAGCTGCGCCGTACCATCGCTGAAAAGAACCTCAAGTTCTACACCATCGACGCTGTTAAAATTGCAGCTGAAGTAGGTCTCGGCGGTCGTATCAACATGGTTATGCAGACTGCATTCTTTAAGCTTGCTGATGTTATTCCTTTTGAAGACGCAGTTGCGTACCTCAAAGAGTCCATCAAAAAAGCATACGGCAAGAAGGGCGACAAGATCGTCAACATGAACAACGCTGCTGTTGACCAGGCTGTTGCCAACCTTGCTGAAATCAATGTTCCCGAATCTTGGAAAGACCTCACTGAAGGAGAGGCGGCCGTATCTGATGAGCCGGCTTTCATCACTGATGTTGTCCGTCCCATCCTTGCTCAGAAAGGTGACAACCTGCCTGTTTCCGCTTTTGAGCCTGACGGCCTCTTCCCTCTTTCCACTGCTCAGTTCGAAAAACGCGGCGTTGCTATCAACGTTCCCGAATGGCTGCCTGAAAACTGCATTCAGTGTAACCAGTGTGCATTTGTCTGCCCGCACGCAGCTATCCGTCCCGTACTCGTAACTGAAGAAGAATTGAAAGACGCTCCTGAGTCCTTCGTAACCATCGATGCAAAGGGTAAAGAGATCAAAGGTCTCAAATACCGCATGCAGGTTTACGCTCAGGACTGCCTCGGTTGCGGTAACTGCGCAGATATCTGCCCCGCAAAAGAGTCCGCTCTGGTCATGAAGCCCATCGCTACCCAGACCCCCACTGAAGTTCCCAACCTTGAGTTCTCCCAGACCATCCCCGAAAAGGACGGCCTCATGAGCAGAACCACTGTTAAGGGTTCCCAGTTCCAGCGTCCGCTGATGGAATTCTCCGGCGCATGTTCCGGTTGCGGTGAAACTCCTTACGTTAAAGCTATCACCCAGCTCTTCGGCGAACGCATGATCATTGCAAACGCCACCGGTTGTTCCTCCATCTGGGGTGCATCCGCTCCGACCACTCCTTACTGCACCAACAAGAACGGTCACGGTCCCACCTGGGGCAACTCCCTGTTCGAAGATGCAGCTGAGTTCGGATACGGCCTTGAAATGGGTGTTTCCCACCGCCGTGAAAAACTGGCCGACCTCGTTGGTGAAGCTATCGAAGCAGGCGTTCCCGCTGAACTCGAAGCTGACATGAAAGGCTGGCTGGAAAATAAAGATAACGCAGCTCTCTCTGAAGAGTACGGTCAGAAAGTTCTGGACGGTGTTTTCTCCGTACCCCAGACCGAAGTTCTGGCTGAAATCGCAGAGATGGAAGACCTCTTCACCAAGAAATCCCTCTGGGTATTCGGTGGTGACGGCTGGGCATACGACATCGGCTTCGGCGGTGTTGACCACGTGCTCGCTTCCGGTCGCGACATCAACATCCTCGTAATGGATACTGAAGTATACTCCAACACCGGTGGTCAGTCCTCCAAGGCAACACCTCTCGGATCCATCGCCAAGTTCGCTGCCAGCGGTAAAAGCACCGGCAAGAAAGATCTCGGCCGCATGATGATGAGCTACGGTTACGTATACGTTGCATCCGTATCCATGGGCGCAAACAAGCAGCAGTTCATGAAGGCAATTCAGGAAGCGGAAGCTTACCCCGGTCCTTCTCTGGTAATCTGCTACGCTCCCTGCATCAACCAGGGTATCCGCAAGGGTATGGGCAAGACCCAGCTCGAAATGAAGCTGGCAGTAGATTCCGGTTACTGGCCTCTCTACCGCTTCAACCCCCTGCTTGCCGACGAAGGCAAAAACCCCTTCGTTCTGGAGTCCAAAGCTCCCGACGGAACCATGCAGGAGTTCATGGCCGGCGAAAACCGCTACGGCCTGCTTGAGCGCATCAACCCCGAAGCATCCAAAGAATACCGCGCGAAAATCGAAAAAGATTACAACGAACGGTACGAAATATTGAAACACATGGCCGCGGCTGATTACAGCCAAGGCGAATAG